A genomic segment from Pseudomonas sp. M30-35 encodes:
- a CDS encoding 1-acyl-sn-glycerol-3-phosphate acyltransferase, which yields MGEFDSIRPYADAEVPAVLARLLADDVFLGILTQFRFPRLAKPFGWLLKPLIAYRLRKEFIGVNSVSALQDKVEPYVDRSIEDATDGVTYSGVEGLKPGSAYLLLANHRDIVMDPAFVNYAVYHAGLPPPRIAIGDNLLQKPFVSDLMRLNKSFIVHRTLSGRREKLAAYQLLSAYISHSIINDCESIWIAQAEGRAKDGDDRTDSAILKMFHMSRKTEAFGDVIRSLKLTPVSISYEYDPCDLAKARELYIRATTGTYEKAAGEDDQSIGLGITGYKGRVHIHFGKPIESECEDSKQLALEMDKCILGDYRLFPVHYLAYEMWAEQDPQLQVPPALQLFGKDELEAAKEQWSKRLAACPAEQQPYLILQYANPVRNQYRVKAGLSL from the coding sequence ATGGGCGAATTTGATTCCATCCGGCCCTACGCCGACGCAGAAGTTCCCGCCGTTCTGGCGCGATTGCTTGCGGACGACGTATTTCTCGGCATCCTCACTCAGTTCCGTTTCCCCCGTTTGGCCAAACCATTCGGCTGGTTGCTTAAACCACTTATAGCCTATCGGCTGCGTAAAGAGTTCATTGGGGTCAATTCTGTCTCTGCATTGCAGGACAAAGTCGAACCCTATGTCGACCGTTCGATTGAAGATGCAACCGACGGCGTCACCTATTCAGGCGTCGAGGGCCTCAAACCCGGCAGCGCTTATTTGTTGCTGGCCAACCACCGAGACATCGTGATGGACCCGGCCTTTGTCAACTATGCGGTGTACCACGCGGGCCTACCGCCCCCCCGAATCGCGATTGGCGACAACTTGCTGCAAAAGCCTTTTGTCAGCGACCTGATGCGACTCAACAAAAGTTTTATCGTGCACCGGACACTCAGCGGTCGTCGAGAAAAGCTGGCGGCCTACCAATTGCTGTCGGCCTATATCAGCCATTCGATTATTAATGATTGTGAATCGATCTGGATCGCCCAAGCTGAAGGGCGTGCCAAAGATGGCGATGATAGAACTGACTCGGCAATCCTGAAGATGTTTCATATGAGCCGCAAAACCGAAGCGTTCGGCGATGTGATCCGCTCACTGAAGCTGACCCCGGTGTCGATCAGCTATGAATACGACCCTTGCGACCTGGCAAAAGCCCGTGAGCTGTATATCCGCGCCACCACCGGCACCTATGAAAAAGCCGCTGGCGAAGATGACCAAAGCATCGGTCTGGGCATCACGGGTTACAAAGGCCGTGTGCATATTCACTTTGGCAAGCCGATTGAGAGCGAGTGCGAAGACAGTAAGCAACTGGCGCTCGAAATGGATAAATGCATTCTCGGCGACTACCGCTTGTTCCCGGTTCACTATCTGGCTTACGAAATGTGGGCGGAGCAGGATCCTCAATTGCAGGTGCCGCCAGCACTTCAATTGTTCGGCAAAGACGAGCTTGAGGCTGCCAAAGAGCAATGGAGTAAGCGCTTGGCTGCTTGCCCCGCGGAACAGCAACCTTACTTAATCCTGCAATACGCCAACCCGGTGCGTAACCAGTACCGAGTCAAAGCAGGTTTGTCGTTGTAA
- a CDS encoding YajG family lipoprotein: MLHRLFIGLLAVASLTLAGCALSPQQLNPDPKLTGPLTAVGRGQPVVVRVVDGRPSPVLGTRGGLYPETSSISVSANSIVPKLQAQAEAAVRLLGFTPTANAVNAPTLTLTLAELKFQSPKDNMFVNESDISATIRSEVQNNSRRYTGRYGASLNQRSGTAPNQETNTKLVSDVLSDALTRSFKDPTIGQILAQ; the protein is encoded by the coding sequence ATGCTGCACCGCCTGTTTATTGGTCTGTTAGCTGTAGCGAGCCTGACACTGGCTGGCTGCGCACTCAGCCCTCAACAACTTAATCCCGACCCGAAGCTGACCGGTCCGCTCACCGCCGTTGGCCGTGGCCAGCCAGTTGTAGTCCGCGTGGTTGATGGTCGCCCGTCTCCAGTATTGGGCACACGTGGTGGCTTGTACCCAGAAACCAGCTCAATCTCAGTCTCAGCCAATAGCATCGTACCCAAGCTGCAGGCTCAAGCTGAAGCAGCAGTGCGCTTGCTGGGCTTCACCCCGACTGCAAACGCAGTCAATGCACCGACTTTGACCTTGACCTTGGCTGAATTGAAGTTCCAATCGCCGAAGGACAATATGTTCGTCAATGAGTCTGATATCAGCGCTACGATTCGTTCCGAGGTGCAAAACAACTCGCGTCGTTATACCGGCCGTTATGGCGCATCGCTGAATCAACGTTCAGGTACTGCGCCTAATCAGGAAACCAATACCAAACTGGTTAGCGATGTGCTCAGTGACGCGCTGACCCGTAGTTTTAAAGATCCAACCATTGGCCAGATTCTGGCTCAGTAA
- a CDS encoding pilus assembly protein PilZ, with amino-acid sequence MPMQRHIERHQLPYYLKVYNRITDKPMGYIGNVSYDGLLLVSELPMLIAGRFDMRIKLPGQITQCFIDFTATCKWSREDVTPGYFDSGFSLIAPPVEYTEMVEALRVYFSFHPLSASA; translated from the coding sequence ATATTGAGCGCCATCAGCTACCTTACTATCTGAAGGTGTATAACCGCATAACCGATAAACCTATGGGCTATATCGGCAACGTATCGTACGACGGTCTGTTACTGGTCAGCGAGCTACCGATGTTGATCGCAGGCCGGTTTGATATGCGGATTAAACTTCCTGGCCAGATCACACAATGCTTTATCGACTTTACAGCGACCTGCAAGTGGTCTCGCGAAGACGTGACTCCTGGCTACTTTGACTCAGGCTTCTCGTTGATCGCCCCGCCAGTTGAGTACACTGAAATGGTCGAAGCCTTGCGCGTCTACTTCAGCTTTCATCCGCTTTCGGCATCTGCCTGA
- a CDS encoding DUF2007 domain-containing protein, producing the protein MQRIYEPQDLIEAELLLGMLASEGIEAFISGRHLSGAVGELPASGLLGLMVNDQQAGQARELITAYNGAQPLPGDEPESYQGELVC; encoded by the coding sequence ATGCAACGGATCTATGAGCCGCAAGACTTGATTGAGGCTGAGCTGTTACTTGGCATGCTCGCCAGTGAAGGGATCGAAGCATTTATATCGGGGCGACATCTCTCCGGTGCGGTAGGTGAGTTGCCGGCCAGCGGTTTGCTTGGCTTGATGGTTAATGACCAGCAGGCAGGGCAGGCGCGCGAGTTGATCACTGCGTACAATGGTGCGCAACCGCTACCGGGAGATGAACCCGAAAGCTATCAAGGCGAATTAGTCTGTTAG
- a CDS encoding SOS response-associated peptidase, whose amino-acid sequence MCGRYAFFRWSPAFAGLPGFPQDQQPHWSISPNSQVLLLRREAGEQTLSRVRWGLTPPWMVDLSRTPAQARAETVADQPMFREAFRLRRGLLPANGFYEWRGTTRKRPYWLAGDAPTLYFAALWEAYPVDGAVYLSAAVVTQAAANQRRPLILNEAQQQLWLDPDTPFDELLMILTSAQPVLRERVLANFVNDPKLDAPECLTPA is encoded by the coding sequence ATGTGTGGACGTTATGCTTTTTTCCGTTGGTCGCCAGCATTTGCAGGGTTGCCGGGCTTCCCGCAGGACCAACAGCCACATTGGAGTATCTCGCCAAATTCGCAGGTGCTGTTGCTGCGTCGTGAAGCTGGCGAGCAAACCCTCAGCCGTGTGCGCTGGGGCTTAACACCGCCTTGGATGGTTGATCTCAGCAGGACACCGGCACAGGCGCGTGCTGAAACCGTTGCCGATCAGCCGATGTTTCGTGAGGCATTTCGCTTACGTCGAGGCTTGCTGCCCGCCAATGGCTTTTACGAATGGCGTGGCACTACACGCAAACGCCCTTACTGGCTGGCTGGCGACGCCCCGACGCTGTATTTCGCCGCGTTGTGGGAGGCGTATCCCGTTGATGGCGCGGTGTATTTAAGTGCTGCGGTGGTTACTCAGGCGGCAGCCAATCAGCGGCGGCCATTGATTTTGAATGAGGCGCAGCAGCAGCTCTGGCTCGATCCAGACACCCCTTTTGATGAGCTTCTGATGATACTCACCAGTGCGCAGCCGGTATTGCGGGAACGTGTATTGGCCAACTTTGTTAATGATCCCAAGCTCGATGCACCTGAGTGCCTGACCCCGGCGTAA
- a CDS encoding CPXCG motif-containing cysteine-rich protein, which produces MLESQMYQCPYCGETVEALLDLSAGDQQYIEDCEVCCRPIVFDLSTNGEDWTLDVRAEND; this is translated from the coding sequence ATGCTCGAAAGTCAGATGTATCAATGCCCATATTGCGGTGAGACAGTCGAGGCACTACTTGACCTGTCTGCCGGGGATCAGCAGTACATTGAAGACTGTGAAGTGTGTTGCCGGCCGATTGTCTTTGACCTCTCTACTAATGGTGAAGACTGGACGCTGGATGTCAGAGCGGAGAATGACTAA
- the mqo gene encoding malate dehydrogenase (quinone) has protein sequence MAQNDYESVDMVLVGAGIMSATLAVLLKELDPTIKLEIVELMDSGAVESSNPWNNAGTGHAGLCELNYTPEAADGSIDIKKSVSINTQFEESKQFWAYLLEQGSLGSPKSFIHPVPHLSFVRGEKGIEFLKTRFEALSKHHAFEKMEYTEDRETMAQWMPLMMPGRDPNERNAATRVMAGTDVNFGALTKHLLDHLTKQPDALVKCNQKVTGLERSGDGWRVTIKNVKDGSNRQLQAKFVFLGAGGAALPLLQKSGIPEGEGYGGFPVSGQWLRCDNPEVVKQHQAKVYSQAAVGSPPMSVPHLDTRVVDGKKSLLFGPYAGFSTKFLRHGSLMDLPLSVRPNNIGPMLAVARDNFDLTRYLIKEVLQSEEKRLQTLRGFYPELNPADWRLEVAGQRVQIIKKDPKRGGILQFGTELVAAADGSLAALLGASPGASVTVSIMLDLIRRCFPEQAKSEQWSSKLNTIFPAMGDVLATDAERYREAQARCDRLLQLDEPENA, from the coding sequence ATGGCGCAAAACGATTACGAATCCGTAGATATGGTGCTTGTCGGTGCCGGTATCATGAGTGCGACTTTGGCCGTGCTCTTGAAAGAACTCGACCCGACCATCAAGCTTGAAATTGTTGAACTTATGGACTCTGGGGCCGTTGAAAGCTCCAACCCGTGGAACAACGCAGGTACCGGTCACGCTGGCCTCTGTGAACTGAACTACACGCCGGAAGCGGCGGATGGCTCGATCGACATCAAGAAATCGGTCAGCATCAACACCCAGTTTGAAGAATCCAAACAATTTTGGGCCTATTTGCTCGAACAAGGCAGCCTCGGCTCGCCGAAAAGCTTTATCCATCCAGTGCCGCACTTGAGCTTTGTCCGCGGCGAAAAGGGCATTGAGTTTCTCAAAACTCGCTTTGAAGCGTTGAGCAAACATCACGCCTTTGAAAAGATGGAGTACACCGAAGATCGCGAAACCATGGCGCAGTGGATGCCGTTGATGATGCCGGGCCGCGACCCGAACGAACGCAACGCCGCAACCCGTGTAATGGCCGGTACGGATGTTAACTTTGGTGCATTGACCAAACACCTGCTCGATCACTTGACCAAACAACCGGACGCACTCGTTAAGTGCAACCAGAAAGTCACTGGGCTTGAGCGCAGCGGCGACGGCTGGCGTGTCACCATCAAGAATGTCAAAGATGGCAGCAATCGTCAGCTACAAGCCAAGTTCGTCTTTCTCGGTGCTGGCGGCGCGGCCCTGCCACTGCTGCAGAAGTCGGGTATCCCTGAAGGTGAAGGTTACGGCGGCTTCCCGGTCAGCGGTCAGTGGCTGCGTTGCGACAACCCAGAAGTGGTTAAGCAGCACCAAGCCAAGGTCTACAGCCAGGCAGCGGTTGGCTCTCCGCCTATGTCGGTACCGCACCTTGATACGCGCGTAGTCGACGGTAAAAAGTCGCTGTTGTTCGGACCTTACGCTGGCTTCTCGACCAAGTTCTTGCGTCACGGCTCATTGATGGACCTACCGCTGTCGGTGCGTCCAAACAATATCGGGCCGATGCTCGCAGTTGCCCGCGATAACTTCGACCTGACCCGCTACCTGATCAAGGAAGTACTGCAGTCGGAAGAGAAGCGCTTGCAAACCCTGCGCGGCTTCTACCCAGAACTGAACCCTGCTGACTGGCGTCTTGAGGTCGCAGGCCAGCGTGTGCAGATCATCAAGAAGGACCCTAAACGCGGCGGTATCCTGCAGTTCGGTACAGAACTCGTTGCTGCGGCTGACGGCTCTCTGGCAGCTCTGTTGGGTGCATCGCCAGGTGCATCGGTAACGGTTTCGATCATGCTTGATCTAATCCGTCGCTGCTTCCCTGAACAGGCTAAATCCGAGCAATGGAGCAGCAAGCTCAACACTATTTTCCCAGCAATGGGGGATGTGTTGGCGACTGATGCTGAGCGTTATCGTGAAGCTCAGGCGCGCTGCGACCGCCTGCTGCAACTCGACGAGCCTGAGAACGCTTGA